In Rutidosis leptorrhynchoides isolate AG116_Rl617_1_P2 chromosome 2, CSIRO_AGI_Rlap_v1, whole genome shotgun sequence, one genomic interval encodes:
- the LOC139888608 gene encoding uncharacterized protein, translated as MDIDDNDAQDQNHQLVGEGNSKVTPLLCPYAHHKFEFDDSLQEHLRFDSLVENEVFLGITSQEDDNWIEEYSRETSEIQFSSCVVESSRKNVWSEATSFESVEMLLKSVGQEEKVVEETVIKELDVCEPGSLTNIMDPNPNLHENIESKVSSDCEASIAEFESQSQVSGGEFNLVFLGEENVDKVCDDVHHEANEIANASSVNDLPEQNFVAEADCGNAGSSRDDDVSEATSFKSVEMNLKSVGQEEKVVQEVVNEDLDVCEPGSLTNTIDPNPNLHENIESKVSLDCEAEFGYAGFSRDVDASVEESQKNQQDVSEERIEDVDIMGKNLNSSEPYVIIKNEENSMGNLTHSSTVVETCTYNEEKGVVVLNVEYVDTQPVKGGIPVDEEPSVSLPVESCDMQIDEQSETNDTSVPASLICSNVNEEPNDNMHEKSVDVSPSNGCIETQAVEDTDMKSEVSDSLVSNVGVVSSPFHAVEETENGVGCVLKLETGEGIEISDVGETLSTSGSSGEKLSEVIPDKAESVRYNSSKAYTENANGESHIMQVGDEIRSLEPDAIARDQCATHDARLPLDFIDIGIDVVGATDSQKNTEPSSPFDVNEGVITIGQESESNMADITDAVTATETSKASSPDILDGVQLPYGPDDIVDVNEDHTRYPILGVSLCSKVNEEPNDNMHEESHDVSPSSGCIETQAVEEIDNVGVLSSPFHVNCHSIEETENGVGCVLKSEMEEVIAINIFGETLSTSGSSGEKPSEFIPAKDEPAGYNSSKAYTENSNDESHIMQVDDEIRSSPDVIATDQCATLNERHDAKLPSDSIDMDIDVVGATDSQKNVEPSSPADVNEGVIGIVQGSESNMAVITDAVTDVESSKASSLDIPDGVSLLYNDNEVKVEVGSSKKGPHEVDGTLDCSSDDRLPVVDHCDSPVGDSNATLSKQTTEDDQGSHKCCKTVDTSSISGNLPAEMSNNADEGGLVVNQKLSGKDEVEPSNLSVNTPDEQQASVDVAVQNEHDTILEVPNGGGYVSSDKPEIISSSDTQDIEHSQSVEDKQDATEVFILEKYPHSQVTYENNAVTGVESSKASSTDIPDEVQLPSGTDDIVDVNEDQPTSPILGVSLLYNDNEVKVEVGSSKKGPHEVESTLDCASDGCLPLVEKDDVSEDVEKNESKLIGHCDSPVGDSDETLSKQTTEDNQGGHKCSITVETSSISANLPAETSNNADDGGLLVLQKSPGKDEVEPSNLAVNTQDEQQASIDVAVPYEHDTIHEVQNGGASVSSDKHEIISCSDTQDIEHSQSVKHNQDATDGFQLVSSSNNADEGGLVVPQKLPEKDEVEPSNLAVNTPDEQQASVDVAVPYQHDIEVQTGGGSVSSDKPEIISCLDTQDIEHSQSVKHNQDATEGFFHENYPLSKVTFENDGLQLVSSSNNADEEGLVVPQKLAGKDEKEPSILSANTPDDQQASVDVAVQNEHDTILEVPNGGGSVSSDKPEIISCSDTQDIECSQSVEDKQDATEVFILEKYPHSKVTSENDGCQPVSSSSPSNEEQSFTLEVDANTGQNLSTSKNTKESSVSPCASQSDPVKLHEHIVVSPETPMSTGNEAAPKKTSERKPRRKSVGRESSKKRTQLIATTPNRRSQAKKLRASLTTPPATEHVTLAKDSKSNEGASSSLKLPDLNNSISLFPRSFTDNQQVQLRAQILVYGSLISGASPDEPHMIAAFGQSDGGRRTWEAAWHACLERVHDQKSVVNNLSTPMQSRSGNKDSDQANTHASAQSKVISSPTISPMIPISSPLWNFSTPCGVQASAMPRSAVLDYRPTFSPLHPYQTPQVQNIAGHNPSWLSQGPFPGQWIATSPVAPFSAPFSALPITESVKLTTVKESGGPGIPLVSMNPVAGPTISSVPVMSGQPSSDTKSRKRKKAAATQIEVGSHSTPVTRLPWAPHTEGYNQISFPSHNKTNSATALLVTSQPSISAPLSTPFNIPKSNHSQVSCADENIEKSVTREDIMSNIEQSKVHASDAAVQAAAAVSHCQTVWSQMETQKNSALISDEEAKVASSITAASSVARVAAAAAKIASNVAEQARLMADEVFRSSYDHSIMISHDKSTSIISAAREAARRRIEAASVASKHAENLDAIVKAAELAAEAVSQAGKIVAMGNPLTSTKLVESGPDGYCKTPQLSNQPGYSDKQNNETDFNEKEIQTLKRDLSLRKNSQDLAQNQMLITDGISGSGTSFENDKSTIDHKGPDGTLDVDHNATQSSSGSWNENIIEGSFVEVYKDVNKNIGAWFAANVLTLKDGKALVRFTEIHSDDGSGKLEQWVPLEVEGTEAPRIRIAHRLNTMQFEGTRKRGRTALIDNAWCSGDRVDVWVHDRWCEAVVVETNKIDVTSLTVQFPDQEKTSAARSWHVRPTLIWKDGKWIEWSSLKGCRSSEGDTPHEKRLKVGNPVVDGKEKGNISSIVIDLGERGRPKDSKILTSSAHRSLFDVGKSSKNENKLNTHRTMKTGIQKERSRVVFGIPKPGKKQKFVNVSTHYVADANDSDKITSYSTPCGSKEDSKHVAEVKSKFHMPRKPPIPLLRPINLKDKSKASKSMSHDASSSDTNDKDSNFACHRNRMDFGSSNTEDAEEPSTSKSVSQRLNKRKVATPGDRKTTNVEVKDKFTSEVEPRRSHRKIQPTSRLLEGLQSSMTISKMPTVSHAIQRSHNKVTPKGSTNSG; from the exons ATGGATATTGATGACAATGATGCTCAAGACCAAAATCATCAATTAGTTGGCGAAGGGAACTCCAAAGTTACTCCCTTATTGTGTCCATATGCTCATCATAAATTCGAGTTTGACGATAGCCTACAAGAGCATCTAAGGTTCGATAGTCTGGTAGAAAACGAGGTTTTTCTTGGTATCACAAGTCAGGAAGACGATAACTGGATTGAGGAATACTCACGTGAAACTAGTGAAATACAGTTCAGTTCATGTGTAGTGGAATCATCACGTAAGAATGTATGGTCTGAGGCAACATCTTTCGAATCTGTTGAAATGCTTTTAAAATCAGTTGGGCAAGAAGAAAAGGTTGTAGAAGAAACAGTAATCAAAGAATTGGATGTTTGTGAGCCCGGTAGCTTAACTAATATTATGGATCCTAATCCTAACTTGCATGAGAATATCGAGTCAAAAGTGAGTTCAGACTGTGAGGCATCTATTGCCGAATTCGAATCACAATCTCAAGTTTCTGGTGGAGAATTTAATTTGGTATTTTTAGGTGAGGAAAATGTTGATAAGGTATGTGATGATGTACATCATGAGGCGAACGAAATAGCAAATGCATCTTCTGTTAACGACTTGCCAGAGCAAAATTTTGTCGCCGAGGCAGACTGTGGAAATGCAGGCTCCTCACGAGATGATGATGTCTCTGAAGCAACATCTTTCAAATCTGttgaaatgaatttaaaatcagttGGACAGGAAGAAAAGGTTGTACAAGAAGTAGTAAACGAAGATTTGGATGTTTGTGAGCCCGGTAGCTTAACTAATACTATCGATCCTAATCCTAACTTGCATGAGAATATTGAGTCAAAAGTGAGTTTAGATTGCGAGGCAGAATTTGGATATGCTGGCTTCTCACGAGATGTTGATGCAAGTGTTGAGGAGTCTCAAAAAAACCAGCAAGATGTTTCTGAAGAGAGAATAGAAGATGTTGATATTATGGGAAAGAACTTAAATAGCAGTGAGCcatatgttattattaaaaacGAAGAGAATAGTATGGGCAATTTAACCCACAGTAGCACCGTTGTTGAAACTTGTACGTATAATGAGGAAAAAGGCGTGGTTGTTTTAAACGTAGAATATGTGGACACACAGCCAGTTAAAGGTGGTATCCCTGTTGATGAGGAACCTTCAGTTTCGTTACCAGTTGAGAGCTGTGACATGCAGATAGATGAACAGTCGGAGACTAACGACACATCAGTTCCTGCTTCTCTGATATGCTCAAATGTTAACGAGGAACCTAATGATAACATGCATGAGAAATCAGTTGATGTTTCTCCAAGTAATGGGTGTATTGAAACGCAAGCAGTTGAGGACACTGACATGAAGTCTGAGGTTTCTGATTCTTTAGTATCTAATGTGGGTGTTGTGTCGAGTCCATTTCATGCTGTTGAAGAAACAGAAAATGGTGTTGGATGTGTTTTAAAATTAGAAACGGGAGAAGGAATTGAGATTAGCGATGTTGGTGAAACTCTGTCAACATCAGGATCTTCAGGTGAAAAGCTTTCTGAAGTCATCCCAGATAAGGCTGAATCAGTGAGGTATAATTCTTCGAAAGCTTACACTGAAAATGCAAACGGTGAGAGTCACATAATGCAGGTAGGTGATGAAATTCGATCATTGGAGCCGGATGCTATCGCTAGGGATCAATGTGCTACTCATGATGCAAGACTGCCTTTGGATTTTATAGATATTGGCATTGATGTTGTTGGAGCTACTGATAGCCAAAAGAATACTGAGCCATCTTCGCCTTTTGACGTCAATGAAGGGGTTATTACAATCGGTCAAGAATCTGAATCTAATATGGCTGATATAACAGATGCAG TTACTGCTACCGAAACAAGTAAAGCTTCATCTCCTGACATTCTAGATGGTGTGCAATTGCCTTATGGACCTGATGATATAGTTGATGTTAATGAAGACCACACAAGATATCCTATACTTGGGGTGAGTTTATGCTCAAAGGTTAACGAGGAACCTAATGATAACATGCATGAGGAATCACATGATGTTTCTCCAAGTAGTGGATGTATTGAAACGCAGGCAGTTGAAGAAATAGATAATGTGGGTGTTCTGTCGAGTCCATTTCATGTGAATTGTCATTCTATTGAAGAAACTGAAAATGGTGTCGGATGTGTTTTAAAATCAGAAATGGAAGAAGTAATTGCGATTAACATTTTTGGTGAAACTCTATCAACATCAGGATCTTCAGGCGAAAAGCCTTCTGAATTCATCCCAGCTAAGGATGAACCAGCGGGGTATAATTCTTCAAAAGCTTACACTGAAAATTCAAACGATGAGAGTCACATAATGCAGGTAGATGATGAAATTCGATCATCGCCGGATGTTATCGCTACGGATCAATGTGCTACTCTCAATGAGAGACATGATGCAAAACTGCCTTCGGATTCTATAGATATGGACATTGATGTTGTTGGAGCTACTGATAGCCAAAAGAATGTTGAGCCATCTTCGCCTGCTGACGTCAATGAAGGGGTTATTGGAATCGTTCAAGGATCTGAATCTAATATGGCTGTTATAACAGATGCAG TTACTGATGTCGAATCAAGTAAAGCATCATCTCTTGACATTCCAGATGGGGTGAGTTTATTGTACAACGATAATGAAGTTAAAGTGGAAGTGGGAAGCTCTAAGAAAGGGCCCCACGAAGTTGATGGTACGTTGGATTGTTCATCAGATGATCGTTTACCAGTGGTTGATCATTGTGATTCTCCCGTTGGAGACTCCAATGCAACTCTAAGTAAACAAACAACAGAGGATGATCAAGGTAGTCACAAGTGCTGTAAGACAGTGGATACGAGCTCCATTTCTGGTAACTTACCAGCAGAAATGAGTAATAATGCTGATGAAGGAGGTCTAGTGGTCAACCAGAAATTATCGGGAAAAGATGAAGTAGAACCTTCAAATTTATCAG TGAATACACCAGATGAGCAGCAGGCTTCTGTTGATGTAGCTGTTCAAAATGAACATGACACCATACTTGAGGTACCGAATGGAGGTGGTTATGTTTCATCAGATAAACCTGAAATTATCTCATCTTCAGACACACAAGATATTGAACATTCTCAAAGTGTAGAAGATAAGCAAGATGCCACtgaggttttcatccttgagaaatATCCACATTCTCAGGTGACTTATGAGAACAATGCAG TTACTGGTGTCGAATCAAGTAAAGCTTCATCTACTGACATTCCAGATGAGGTGCAATTGCCTTCTGGAACTGATGATATAGTTGATGTTAATGAAGACCAGCCAACATCCCCAATACTTGGGGTAAGTTTACTGTACAATGATAATGAAGTTAAAGTGGAAGTGGGAAGCTCTAAGAAAGGGCCCCACGAAGTTGAAAGTACGTTGGATTGTGCATCGGATGGTTGTTTACCACTGGTTGAAAAGGACGATGTTTCTGAAGATGTGGAAAAAAATGAAAGCAAACTTATTGGTCATTGTGATTCTCCTGTCGGTGACTCCGATGAAACTCTGAGTAAACAAACAACAGAGGATAATCAAGGTGGTCACAAGTGCTCTATTACAGTTGAGACGAGCTCCATTTCTGCTAATTTACCAGCAGAAACGAGTAATAATGCTGATGATGGAGGTCTACTGGTCCTCCAGAAATCACCTGGAAAAGATGAAGTAGAACCTTCAAATTTAGCAG TGAATACACAGGATGAACAGCAGGCTTCTATCGATGTAGCTGTTCCTTATGAACATGACACCATCCATGAGGTGCAGAATGGAGGCGCTTCTGTTTCATCAGATAAGCATGAAATTATCTCATGTTCAGACACACAAGACATTGAACATTCTCAAAGTGTAAAACATAATCAAGATGCCACTGATGGTTTTCAGCTAGTTTCATCCAGTAATAATGCTGATGAAGGCGGTCTAGTGGTCCCCCAGAAATTACCGGAAAAAGATGAAGTAGAACCTTCCAATCTAGCAG TGAATACACCAGATGAGCAGCAGGCTTCTGTTGATGTAGCTGTTCCATATCAACATGACATCGAAGTGCAAACTGGAGGTGGTTCTGTTTCATCAGATAAACCTGAAATTATCTCATGTTTAGACACACAAGACATTGAACATTCTCAAAGTGTAAAACACAATCAAGATGCCACTGAGGGTTTCTTCCATGAGAACTATCCACTTTCCAAGGTGACTTTTGAGAACGATGGTTTGCAGCTAGTTTCATCCAGTAATAATGCTGATGAAGAAGGTCTAGTGGTCCCCCAGAAATTAGCGGGAAAAGATGAAAAAGAACCTTCAATTTTATCAG CAAATACACCAGATGATCAGCAGGCTTCTGTTGATGTAGCTGTTCAAAATGAACATGACACCATACTTGAGGTACCGAATGGAGGTGGTTCTGTTTCATCAGATAAACCTGAAATTATCTCATGCTCAGACACACAAGACATTGAATGTTCTCAAAGTGTAGAAGATAAGCAAGATGCCACtgaggttttcatccttgagaaatATCCACATTCCAAGGTGACTAGTGAGAACGATGGTTGTCAACCAGTTTCGTCCAGTAGTCCTTCCAATGAAGAACAAAGCTTTACTTTGGAGGTCGATGCAAATACTGGTCAAAATCTTAGCACGTCAAAG AATACAAAGGAGTCATCTGTTAGTCCCTGTGCTAGCCAATCGGATCCTGTCAAATTGCATGAACATATTGTGGTTAGTCCTGAAACACCTATGAGTACAGGCAATGAAGCAGCACCCAAAAAGACTTCTGAGCGTAAACCGAGGCGAAAGTCAGTTGGGAGAGAATCTTCCAAGAAACGTACCCAGTTGATAGCAACAACTCCCAATAGACGTTCACAAGCAAAAAAGCTGCGTGCATCATTAACCACCCCTCCTGCAACTGAACATGTTACTCTGGCCAAAGATTCAAAGTCTAATGAGGGTGCTAGTTCTTCATTAAAATTGCCCGACCTGaataattcaatctctctattCCCGCGGTCTTTTACTGACAATCAACAAGTGCAATTGCGAGCGCAAATTTTAGTATATGGATCGTTAAT ATCTGGAGCGTCACCTGATGAGCCTCATATGATCGCTGCGTTTGGTCAATCCG ATGGTGGACGGAGAACCTGGGAGGCTGCTTGGCATGCTTGTCTAGAAAGAGTTCATGATCAGAAGTCTGTAGTCAACAACCTTAGCACGCCTATGCAATCAAGATCAG GTAACAAGGACTCTGATCAAGCAAATACACATGCTTCTGCTCAAAGCAAAGTTATTTCTTCACCAACTATTAGTCCCATGATCCCCATTTCATCTCCTCTCTGGAACTTTTCTACACCGTGCGGTGTGCAAGCTAGTGCAATGCCAAGAAGTGCTGTTCTTGATTATCGCCCCACATTCTCTCCTTTGCATCCGTATCAAACTCCACAAGTGCAGAATATTGCTGGACATAATCCGTCTTGGCTATCTCAGGGCCCGTTTCCTGGTCAATGGATTGCAACTTCACCAGTTGCTCCTTTTAGTGCTCCATTTTCTGCGTTACCTATAACGGAATCGGTTAAACTAACCACTGTCAAAGAATCAGGTGGTCCAGGTATACCTTTAGTTTCTATGAACCCTGTTGCTGGTCCAACCATTTCTTCTGTACCTGTAATGTCTGGTCAGCCTTCAAGTGATACAAAAAGCAGAAAGAGGAAGAAGGCTGCTGCTACTCAAATTGAGGTGGGGTCACACTCTACACCCGTGACTCGTCTTCCGTGGGCCCCTCATACAGAAGGTTACAATCAAATCTCGTTTCCTTCTCATAATAAGACAAATTCAGCGACTGCTCTTCTCGTTACTAGCCAACCTTCAATATCAGCCCCCTTGTCGACACCTTTCAATATCCCTAAAAGTAATCACAGTCAGGTTAGTTGTGCTGATGAAAACATCGAGAAGAGTGTCACACGAGAGGATATTATGAGCAACATTGAACAGTCAAAAGTACACGCATCAGATGCAGCAGTACAAGCTGCAGCTGCGGTCAGTCACTGCCAGACGGTATGGAGCCAGATGGAAACGCAAAAGAATTCTGCGTTGATTTCTGATGAGGAAGCTAAAGTAGCATCTTCGATAACAGCTGCTTCATCTGTTGCTAGAGTGGCAGCAGCTGCTGCTAAAATTGCTTCAAATGTTGCTGAACAAGCAAGGTTAATGGCTGATGAAGTATTCCGATCAAGTTATGATCACAGCATCATGATTTCACATGATAAGTCTACTTCAATCATTTCCGCTGCCAGAGAAGCTGCTCGTCGGAGAATTGAAGCTGCTTCAGTTGCTTCAAAACATGCTGAGAATTTAGATGCTATTGTAAAAGCTGCTGAGCTGGCGGCAGAAGCGGTATCACAAGCTGGGAAGATTGTTGCGATGGGTAATCCTTTGACTTCAACAAAGTTGGTTGAGTCTGGTCCTGATGGTTACTGCAAGACTCCACAGTTATCTAACCAGCCGGGTTATTCTGACAAACAGAATAATGAAACTGATTTTAATGAAAAAGAGATTCAGACTTTAAAACGTGATTTATCCCTGCGAAAGAATTCTCAGGATTTGGCTCAGAATCAGATGTTGATTACTGATGGCATCTCAGGTTCAGGTACAAGCTTTGAAAATGATAAAAGTACAATCGATCACAAAGGTCCTGATGGTACTTTAGATGTTGACCATAACGCGACTCAAAGTAGTTCAGGCAGTTGGAATGAGAACATCATAGAGGGCTCGTTTGTCGAG GTTTATAAAGACGTCAACAAGAACATAGGTGCCTGGTTCGCAGCAAATGTACTGACTTTGAAAGATGGAAAAGCATTGGTTCGTTTTACCGAAATCCATTCAGATGATG GTTCGGGAAAACTAGAGCAGTGGGTCCCACTTGAAGTTGAAGGCACTGAGGCACCCAGGATACGCATTGCCCATCGTTTGAATACTATGCAGTTTGAAGGCACTCGTAAGAGAGGCAGAACAGCACTTATAGACAATGCTTGGTGTAGCGGAGATCGAGTTGATGTGTGGGTACATGATCG CTGGTGTGAAGCAGTTGTCGTGGAGACAAATAAGATTGATGTAACTTCTCTAACTGTTCAGTTTCCTG ATCAAGAGAAGACGTCAGCTGCTAGGTCATGGCATGTTAGGCCGACTCTTATATGGAAGGATGGCAAGTGGATCGAGTGGTCCAGTTTAAAGGGATGCCGTTCTTCTGAG GGTGATACCCCACACGAAAAGCGACTAAAGGTTGGTAACCCTGTTGTGGATGGTAAAGAGAAGGGTAACATTTCAAGTATCGTTATCGATCTTGGTGAGCGCGGGAGACCTAAAGATTCAAAAATACTCACTTCATCTGCCCACAGAAGTTTATTTGATGTCGGTAAAAGTTCGAAAAACGAAAATAAGCTCAACACGCATAGAACAATGAAGACCGGTATACAGAAGGAAAGGTCAAGAGTGGTTTTTGGTATACCTAAGCCGGGGAAGAAACAGAAATTTGTGAATGTTAGCACGCATTATGTTGCAGATGCAAATGATTCTGACAAGATTACAAGTTATTCGACGCCATGTGGATCGAAAGAGGATTCTAAACATGTTGCTGAAGTAAAATCCAAGTTCCATATGCCGAGGAAACCGCCAATTCCCTTACTCAGACCAATAAATCTGAAGGATAAATCCAAAGCCTCTAAATCCATGTCCCATGATGCGTCTTCGAGTGATACAAATGACAAGGATTCCAACTTTGCTTGTCACCGAAACCGGATGGATTTTGGTTCTTCTAACACTGAGGATGCTGAAGAACCGTCAACATCGAAGTCCGTATCTCAGCGTTTAAACAAGAGAAAAGTTGCTACACCTGGTGACAGGAAGACAACTAATGTAGAAGTGAAGGACAAGTTTACTTCTGAAGTTGAGCCGCGCAGATCACATCGTAAAATTCAGCCAACTTCGAGG CTATTAGAAGGGTTGCAAAGTTCAATGACCATCTCAAAGATGCCAACTGTTTCGCATGCAATACAACGGAGTCACAACAAGGTTACACCAAAAG GGAGTACGAACTCAGGCTGA
- the LOC139891717 gene encoding O-fucosyltransferase 29-like — protein sequence MGVAKSWRYTGKVLVLAKQHHHHNHNFCKHNKLRVSEHHHCLLWSPSETGVVGGGGLRRRISWTMVCGMMLFGLGLISFFTGHLASSDLHWYSHKIVVKRKKKVLSSSAVPVDLWKSKIPNFYYGCSERGPFYAPPARQPRSNGYLLIAASGGLNQQRTGITDAVVVARILNATLVIPELDHHSYWKDDSDFANIFDVDWFISNLANDVQVVKRVPDKFMRSLEKIPYSMRVPRKSEPQFYLDEVLPILKKRHVLQLTKFDYRLANDLDEELQRLRCRVNYHALRFTKPIQNLGRKIVMEMRKMASRFIAIHLRFEPDMLAFSGCYYGGGDKERNELGEIRKRWATLPETSPDGERKRGKCPLTPHEVGLMLRALGFENNTYLYVASGEIYGGDETLKPLRELFPNFYTKEILAGEELEPFLPYSSQLAAIDYIVCDESDVFVTNNNGNMAKILAGRRRYMGHKRTIRPNAKKLNALFLKRETVPWGAFAKKVKAAQQGFLGEPDDMKNGRGEFFEYPYTCICKKPFKLSGLDSNYNGTHTRTNLTFNPEADSGYGRNEEDQGVHNVQYIENGGMIGNHKSSPSSL from the exons ATGGGGGTAGCAAAATCTTGGAGATATACTGGTAAAGTATTGGTGTTGGCTAAAcagcatcatcatcataatcataatttttgtAAACATAATAAATTGAGGGTGTCAGAGCACCATCATTGTTTGTTATGGTCACCGTCGGAGACAGGGGTGGTGGGCGGCGGTGGTCTGCGGCGGCGGATCTCATGGACGATGGTTTGTGGGATGATGTTGTTTGGTTTGGGTCTTATATCATTTTTTACTGGCCATCTTGCTTCTTCTGATCTTCACTGGTATTCACATAAAATTGTTGTGAAAAGGAAGAAAAAagtg CTTAGTAGTAGCGCTGTACCAGTTGACTTATGGAAATCCAAGATCCCAAACTTCTATTACGGATGTAGCGAGAGAGGCCCTTTTTATGCAC CTCCTGCACGTCAGCCTCGTTCAAATGGGTATCTGCTCATCGCTGCAAGTGGTGGTCTAAACCAACAACGAACAGGG ATTACGGATGCTGTAGTCGTTGCACGTATTTTAAATGCTACTTTAGTCATCCCTGAGTTGGACCATCACTCATACTGGAAGGACGATAG CGACTTTGCCAACATATTTGACGTTGATTGGTTCATATCGAATCTCGCTAACGATGTGCAAGTTGTCAAAAGAGTCCCTGACAAATTCATGAGATCACTCGAAAAAATACCGTACAGTATGCGGGTCCCGAGGAAATCGGAACCTCAATTCTATCTCGATGAAGTACTGCCGATTCTCAAGAAGCGACAT GTTCTTCAGCTAACTAAATTCGATTATAGACTTGCTAATGACCTTGATGAAGAGCTACAAAGGCTACGATGTCGGGTGAATTATCATGCTTTACGCTTTACAAAACCAATACAAAATCTTGGTCGGAAAATCgttatggaaatgagaaaaatggctaGTCGCTTTATCGCAATTCATTTGAG GTTTGAGCCTGATATGCTTGCATTTTCGGGTTGTTACTATGGCGGTGGTGATAAAGAAAGAAACGAGCTTGGTGAAATCAGGAAAAGATGGGCAACGTTACCC GAAACGAGTCCTGATGGAGAGCGAAAGAGGGGAAAATGCCCCCTCACACCTCATGAAGTAGGTCTAATGCTTCGGGCCCTAGGTTTTGAGAATAACACATATCTTTATGTTGCTTCGGGTGAAATATATGGTGGGGACGAGACGTTGAAGCCTCTTAGGGAACTATTTCCGAATTTTTACACGAAGGAGATACTTGCTGGCGAAGAGCTCGAACCGTTTCTTCCTTATTCTTCTCAGCTTGCTGCCATCGACTACATTGTTTGCGATGAAAGTGACGTATTTGTGACCAACAATAATGGGAACATGGCGAAAATTCTTGCAGGTCGAAG GAGGTACATGGGGCATAAGAGAACTATTCGCCCAAACGCCAAAAAGCTTAATGCTTTGTTTCTTAAACGCGAAACAGTGCCATGGGGAGCATTTGCTAAAAAGGTGAAAGCTGCCCAACAAGGATTCTTGGGTGAACCTGATGACATGAAAAATGGGCGTGGTGAATTCTTTGAATATCCGTATACTTGTATCTGCAAGAAACCCTTCAAGCTTTCCGGTCTTGACAGTAACTACAACGGAACCCACACCCGCACAAATTTGACCTTCAACCCCGAAGCAGACTCTGGATACGGGCGTAATGAAGAAGATCAAGGTGTGCATAATGTGCAATATATAGAAAATGGTGGTATGATTGGAAATCACAAATCATCCCCATCATCATTATAG